In a genomic window of Acidilobus saccharovorans 345-15:
- a CDS encoding ABC transporter ATP-binding protein, producing MEAALGRPAGLPLDNNENVVEALEVTKRFGKTPALRGVNLQVKRGEVHVIAGHNGAGKSTLFKIIIGLIRRDSGSLKVLGVDPSAPSWRKLVRYIGYVPEDASPYERLTGYEYLRFFARLYARDPSEVEEMVKVGVNIAGLSDRDLRRKAGEYSNGMKRRLLIARALMHRPLLVLLDEPTNGLDVFSAHEVRTMIKSLSRTGVTFVIATHNMAEAEYLADRVTFMAYGKSLFAGSPKEARESFGAENLEEAFVKAVKSYEDRGD from the coding sequence GTGGAAGCCGCCTTAGGCCGGCCTGCAGGGCTTCCTCTGGACAATAATGAGAACGTGGTTGAGGCCCTGGAAGTGACTAAGAGGTTCGGTAAGACGCCCGCCCTGAGGGGAGTTAACTTACAGGTCAAGAGGGGAGAGGTCCACGTAATAGCAGGTCATAATGGCGCAGGCAAGAGCACGTTATTTAAGATAATAATAGGCCTTATAAGGAGGGACTCAGGCTCTCTCAAGGTTCTCGGGGTAGACCCCTCGGCGCCTTCATGGCGTAAGCTGGTCAGGTACATAGGTTATGTGCCTGAGGACGCGTCGCCATATGAGAGGCTCACGGGCTACGAGTACCTGAGGTTCTTTGCCAGGCTCTATGCGAGGGACCCCAGCGAGGTTGAGGAAATGGTGAAGGTGGGCGTTAACATAGCTGGCCTAAGTGATAGAGACCTGAGGAGAAAGGCCGGCGAGTACAGCAATGGAATGAAGAGAAGGCTCCTGATAGCCAGGGCGCTTATGCACAGGCCTTTGTTAGTATTGCTAGACGAGCCAACCAACGGCCTAGACGTTTTCTCAGCCCATGAAGTTAGGACCATGATAAAATCCCTCTCACGAACAGGAGTGACTTTTGTCATAGCCACTCACAACATGGCTGAGGCCGAGTACTTAGCTGACAGAGTAACGTTCATGGCTTATGGTAAGTCCCTGTTTGCCGGCAGTCCAAAGGAGGCCCGGGAGTCCTTCGGGGCCGAAAACTTAGAGGAGGCGTTCGTTAAGGCGGTGAAGTCCTATGAGGATAGAGGAGATTAA
- a CDS encoding 4-phosphopantoate--beta-alanine ligase: MEDIPRSHPRYWSLVTRQKLVDAMKEGVVVPQGLISHGRGEAFDYILGEKSLDFALEAERTAVAAMLLAKRPIISVNGNYAALAADDIVKLSEQLNAPIEVNVFHRTEERVKVIEDFMKRHGATRVYGSECQKTHIPGLESARGIVCVDGIYSADVVLVAIEDGDRTEALRRMGKVVIAIDLNPFSRTAQAASITIVDEAIRATKNMISMAEELKGLGKDKLRDIVSSYSNRRTLSMAFRAMLERLEYASSKGIIIDLGFRDEVNV, encoded by the coding sequence ATGGAGGACATACCGAGAAGCCATCCAAGGTACTGGTCGCTAGTGACAAGGCAGAAGCTAGTGGATGCCATGAAGGAGGGCGTAGTGGTCCCTCAGGGACTGATATCCCACGGCAGAGGGGAGGCCTTTGACTACATACTTGGCGAGAAGAGCCTGGACTTCGCCCTTGAAGCTGAGAGAACAGCTGTAGCCGCAATGCTACTTGCCAAGAGACCTATTATATCCGTAAATGGCAACTACGCCGCCTTAGCAGCCGACGATATAGTGAAGCTCTCAGAGCAGCTAAATGCCCCAATAGAGGTGAACGTCTTCCATAGGACCGAGGAAAGGGTAAAGGTCATAGAGGACTTCATGAAGAGGCACGGAGCCACGAGAGTTTATGGAAGCGAGTGCCAGAAGACTCACATACCAGGCCTTGAGAGTGCAAGGGGCATAGTATGCGTTGATGGAATATATTCGGCAGACGTTGTTCTGGTAGCAATAGAAGATGGCGATAGAACGGAAGCGCTCAGAAGGATGGGCAAGGTAGTTATAGCCATAGACCTCAACCCCTTCAGTAGGACTGCCCAGGCGGCTTCAATAACTATAGTAGACGAGGCCATAAGAGCCACGAAGAATATGATAAGCATGGCTGAAGAGCTCAAGGGCTTGGGCAAAGATAAGTTAAGGGACATAGTTAGCAGCTACAGCAACAGGAGGACCCTTAGTATGGCATTCAGGGCAATGCTTGAGAGGCTCGAGTACGCGTCATCAAAGGGAATCATAATTGACCTGGGGTTCCGCGACGAAGTTAACGTTTGA
- a CDS encoding pantoate kinase produces MAPVCVSVPHHITAAFVPVWGSTPRDSGSVGVGIAVEPRLELCYDLKLSGEPAGTAAKLLESNGVDLSKVKSSNPLPWSFGYATSGASAVAAAHLASYLKGKSLGSLLVQAHEIEVQDRTGLGDVLAISCGLGLVLRRRAGPPGIGQVDCLYLPRSISLLSIEAGGMSTESLLSSLGDDFYVESSNVLRKLDEELSLEAFIESVRALNDKLGLPSSILGAQNFEYVTKVPGLLGYYTKKRLVILIIERDLVGDAVDYLRKGLPYDIRELSPSEAGPYLR; encoded by the coding sequence TTGGCCCCCGTCTGCGTCTCAGTGCCCCATCACATTACCGCTGCCTTTGTCCCAGTGTGGGGTAGCACTCCAAGGGACTCGGGCTCCGTGGGCGTAGGCATAGCTGTGGAGCCCCGTCTTGAGCTGTGTTACGACCTGAAGCTATCAGGGGAACCTGCAGGAACTGCCGCAAAACTTCTTGAAAGCAACGGCGTCGACTTATCGAAGGTTAAGTCCTCCAACCCGCTCCCCTGGAGCTTTGGTTACGCGACCAGCGGCGCCTCTGCGGTGGCTGCAGCCCACCTGGCGTCTTACCTCAAGGGCAAGAGCCTGGGCTCCCTCCTAGTCCAGGCGCATGAAATTGAAGTTCAGGACAGGACGGGACTTGGGGACGTGCTGGCCATTAGCTGTGGCCTGGGGCTAGTGCTTAGGAGAAGGGCGGGTCCCCCTGGCATAGGCCAAGTGGACTGCCTGTATCTGCCTAGGAGCATTTCCCTGCTTTCCATAGAGGCTGGGGGGATGAGCACAGAGTCGCTGCTCTCATCACTAGGTGATGACTTTTACGTGGAGTCGTCCAACGTGCTCAGGAAACTTGACGAGGAGCTGAGCCTTGAAGCGTTCATAGAGAGCGTGAGGGCGCTAAATGACAAACTGGGGCTTCCCAGCTCTATATTAGGCGCGCAGAACTTCGAGTACGTGACTAAGGTTCCAGGGCTCTTAGGCTATTACACAAAAAAGAGGCTGGTGATCCTCATAATAGAGAGGGATCTCGTAGGCGACGCCGTGGATTATCTTAGGAAGGGACTCCCTTACGACATAAGGGAGTTAAGCCCTTCGGAGGCAGGTCCTTACCTGAGGTGA
- a CDS encoding NAD+ synthase has translation MNSKRILLDDVINIDYEKAIDAITSFIKDFLESSSVKGFVIGVSGGVDSAATYFAAVKAVGPEKVMALIMHDSTVTPKEDVDDAKHLIEIARTQYNIIDIAPIVETYRSTIPVYDPADTVPLGNLRARIRMSLLYYYANKFNYAVLGTGDRSEAFLGYFTKYGDGGVDLLPIAPLLKSQVRRLALKLGVPEKVAFKPSSPRLWPGQTAEGELGVSYDQVDLVIHAIEDLKMTPSEAAEATGVSMDIINRVLQLNKSTQHKRSLPPSPSLESVVRYMPR, from the coding sequence TTGAATTCCAAGAGGATTTTGTTAGATGATGTAATTAATATAGACTACGAAAAGGCCATAGACGCGATAACCTCCTTTATAAAGGACTTCCTGGAGAGCTCCTCCGTTAAGGGCTTTGTAATAGGCGTTAGTGGCGGTGTTGACTCGGCGGCGACTTACTTTGCGGCAGTTAAAGCCGTAGGTCCAGAGAAGGTCATGGCGTTAATTATGCACGACTCCACCGTAACTCCAAAGGAGGATGTTGATGACGCAAAACATCTAATTGAAATTGCTAGGACGCAGTATAACATCATAGATATAGCCCCTATAGTGGAGACCTATAGGTCAACCATACCAGTTTATGACCCTGCAGATACGGTTCCGCTTGGCAACCTAAGGGCCAGGATCAGGATGTCGCTGCTCTACTACTATGCTAATAAGTTTAATTATGCAGTCTTAGGCACTGGAGACAGAAGCGAGGCCTTCTTAGGGTACTTCACTAAGTATGGTGATGGCGGTGTCGACCTCCTGCCTATAGCGCCGCTTCTGAAGAGCCAGGTCAGAAGGCTTGCACTGAAGCTGGGGGTGCCCGAGAAGGTCGCGTTCAAACCGAGCAGCCCACGGCTCTGGCCTGGACAGACGGCTGAGGGCGAGCTCGGAGTTAGCTATGATCAGGTTGACCTAGTCATACACGCCATCGAGGACCTCAAGATGACGCCGTCAGAGGCCGCCGAAGCGACCGGGGTAAGCATGGACATTATTAATAGGGTGCTTCAGCTGAACAAGTCAACTCAACACAAGAGGTCGCTGCCCCCTTCACCTTCGCTGGAGAGCGTGGTCAGATACATGCCACGATAA
- the coaBC gene encoding bifunctional phosphopantothenoylcysteine decarboxylase/phosphopantothenate--cysteine ligase CoaBC has product MSFRHPSLDITGSTSKELAGHCIALGVTASASIYRSLDTARALMRRGAEVHVIMTRAAADLVSPKLFHWATGNRPVVAISGDIEHVEMAHSCSAMLLAPATYSSITKLALGIADNPVVLTAITMMGYGRPVAVVPAMHEGMERSPQYQDAVSRLKGMGVLVIPPLEAESVAKYPDPYLVARAFTSFALRGFDMKGLRVLVTAGATRSWIDSVRFVSNPSSGRMGVEIAIDAFARGAEVDVIYGHVDVKIPHFVNSYHVETTEEMAERMRELTASRSYDIIVGAAAPLDFTVEAPYKGKLKSDSSYTITLRPAPKTLKSITLKPKVLISFAADVATTEKELISSAMEKASKYGATLVAANPVNVGTYGFASEYDKVVVVDTGTGRIYDLGLDRKESLARKILDIALSQIKSRNG; this is encoded by the coding sequence TTGAGCTTCAGGCACCCCTCACTTGACATAACAGGGTCAACGTCAAAGGAACTCGCAGGACACTGCATAGCCTTAGGCGTGACAGCCAGCGCTTCGATATATAGGTCGCTTGACACGGCAAGGGCCCTCATGAGAAGGGGAGCTGAAGTTCATGTCATAATGACTAGGGCCGCGGCTGACCTGGTTAGTCCGAAGCTCTTTCACTGGGCCACAGGAAATAGACCTGTAGTTGCGATAAGCGGCGATATAGAGCATGTAGAGATGGCTCACAGCTGCTCAGCTATGCTTTTGGCCCCTGCGACGTATTCATCTATAACTAAGCTCGCGTTAGGCATAGCTGACAACCCAGTGGTGCTCACTGCAATAACAATGATGGGTTACGGAAGGCCCGTCGCTGTAGTCCCTGCAATGCATGAAGGCATGGAAAGGAGCCCCCAATATCAAGACGCCGTGAGCAGGCTAAAGGGCATGGGGGTGCTGGTAATACCGCCGCTTGAAGCCGAGTCCGTAGCTAAGTACCCGGACCCCTACCTGGTGGCCCGCGCGTTCACTTCGTTTGCCCTCAGGGGCTTCGATATGAAGGGCCTTAGGGTGCTGGTCACGGCTGGGGCCACCAGAAGCTGGATAGACTCGGTGAGGTTCGTATCTAACCCCAGCTCCGGGAGGATGGGCGTTGAGATAGCCATAGACGCTTTCGCAAGGGGGGCGGAGGTTGACGTAATATATGGTCATGTAGATGTCAAAATACCTCACTTCGTGAATTCCTATCATGTTGAGACGACGGAGGAGATGGCGGAGAGAATGCGCGAGCTCACCGCCTCAAGAAGTTATGATATAATAGTTGGCGCTGCGGCGCCTCTGGACTTCACGGTTGAGGCCCCCTACAAGGGCAAGCTCAAGAGCGACTCGAGTTATACCATAACCCTTAGGCCCGCGCCAAAGACCCTAAAGTCCATAACATTGAAGCCTAAGGTATTGATATCGTTCGCAGCAGATGTAGCAACTACGGAGAAGGAGCTCATAAGCTCAGCCATGGAAAAGGCCTCTAAGTACGGTGCTACGCTAGTGGCTGCAAATCCAGTTAATGTAGGCACTTATGGCTTTGCGAGCGAGTACGATAAGGTTGTTGTGGTTGACACGGGCACAGGTAGGATCTATGACTTGGGCCTGGATAGGAAAGAGTCGCTCGCCAGGAAGATACTTGATATCGCGTTGTCACAGATAAAGTCACGCAACGGCTAA
- the rimI gene encoding ribosomal protein S18-alanine N-acetyltransferase has protein sequence MKAEEQEGSEGFPFIIRRAREEDIDQVMEVNLASLPENYWYSFYVYVLNEWGDAFLVAEHQGKIIGYIMNRVEETHDKVLMGLENELTERPGKSEGLLDAIRRRFSESAKVGHVISIAVLAEYRRKGVGSALMQEAINVLKSKYDVDAIYLEVRVSNTPAINLYEKFGFEKVRIIKGYYRDGEDAYVMVKRLKPVQ, from the coding sequence GTGAAAGCGGAGGAGCAGGAGGGCAGTGAAGGCTTTCCTTTTATTATAAGAAGGGCGAGGGAGGAGGACATAGATCAGGTAATGGAGGTTAACCTAGCAAGCCTTCCCGAAAACTACTGGTACAGCTTCTATGTTTACGTGCTTAACGAGTGGGGAGACGCCTTCCTAGTAGCCGAGCACCAGGGCAAAATTATAGGCTACATTATGAACAGGGTCGAAGAGACCCACGACAAGGTTCTTATGGGCCTTGAAAACGAGCTGACAGAAAGGCCAGGAAAAAGCGAGGGCCTGTTGGACGCCATTAGGAGGAGGTTTTCGGAGTCCGCTAAGGTAGGTCACGTGATTTCCATAGCTGTTCTAGCTGAGTATAGACGGAAAGGCGTTGGGTCGGCCCTTATGCAAGAAGCTATAAATGTGCTCAAATCAAAGTATGACGTAGACGCTATATACCTTGAGGTCAGGGTCTCGAATACCCCCGCCATAAACCTCTACGAGAAGTTCGGCTTTGAAAAAGTCAGGATAATCAAAGGCTACTATAGGGATGGTGAGGACGCTTACGTAATGGTGAAGCGGCTAAAGCCTGTACAATAG
- a CDS encoding STT3 domain-containing protein, with amino-acid sequence MSRRDSGPRTHGEESFMDIIERFSFPISLAVLLAMIAVSTYIRLLPGLIYGFKYVNGNDPWIFYWLANYFYVHDLGGLSQLSHVGTFWYPWGRNFLKTEYLGIPWLSAFMTKLLGKGQAFIIEAEGLLPVIFAVIGIAATYMAVYRATRSKLGAITAASVYAFYPAIVLDKSFATYPGKQVSGLGIIALSLYFLAVAYTSTSRNRSLVAALVGGIVGGSLAWLWGGYEYVALILAVIVLLDPFIVSPTMDRFYKHLAAAVGYLAVLSTSPAVGPTYVYHSLGLALLAVLAVYFLEANVEKLHLERLHLTSTFTRKMHLWVIILGVGLLAAAAMSGIISLPSRVLLALGIRPLTGVVPLTVQEYMPIPFSEAMAEYGPVFFVTLIGLIVLIYDVVARRERLSSTDTLRVAFLALGVLFMVASINEAYFIPSAAFFLALSAGTSIGALTSMHVSYFDKKTRRTYYKREPAALAVGVILAIIILGFAAYYIPEDYAALKLDAPAVTTGWLTALSVPTSNGTSRVIVPLNNAWIAALNYIKYNTSKKSIVVSWWDYGYWIAALGNRTTVVDGSTINGTQIGLVANVFTAPVNQSPVYLEMMRLAPNDTYLITYDIFIGIYDNSTHSVIMFPYPNVYPVNPQAGVYAITYGLGDIAKSYQMLRIALRVNPYADSPFFSNYTSVTTESNYEFYQFPAFVGGPSSNVSLTLHTTIYDLMMYGISVLNKYGYFGTGAKFLTNVTSFVPAGVQYVDPLTGSIVPEPITPPSPLPYYQPAKVFISVPYAWSPAGSNVTYFYSVVVFLYRWTGVI; translated from the coding sequence ATGTCTAGAAGGGACAGTGGCCCAAGGACCCATGGCGAAGAGTCCTTCATGGATATCATAGAGAGGTTTTCGTTCCCTATATCATTGGCTGTTCTGTTGGCTATGATAGCGGTTAGCACCTACATAAGGCTCTTGCCAGGTCTAATCTACGGCTTTAAGTACGTCAACGGTAACGACCCTTGGATATTTTATTGGCTAGCTAATTACTTCTACGTCCACGACCTGGGCGGCCTTTCCCAGCTGTCTCACGTTGGCACGTTCTGGTATCCCTGGGGGAGGAACTTCCTGAAGACGGAGTACCTTGGCATTCCGTGGCTCTCGGCGTTCATGACTAAGCTCCTGGGCAAGGGCCAAGCCTTTATAATAGAGGCCGAGGGCCTTCTGCCGGTCATATTTGCCGTGATAGGAATAGCGGCCACGTACATGGCAGTCTACAGGGCCACCAGGTCAAAGCTGGGAGCAATAACTGCGGCGTCTGTCTACGCCTTCTACCCCGCTATAGTGCTTGACAAGTCCTTTGCAACGTATCCGGGCAAACAGGTCTCAGGCCTTGGAATTATAGCGCTCTCGCTGTACTTCCTCGCCGTAGCTTACACTTCCACTTCGAGGAATAGGTCCCTCGTGGCTGCGCTGGTAGGAGGCATAGTAGGAGGCTCCCTCGCGTGGCTATGGGGAGGCTATGAATACGTTGCACTAATACTGGCGGTTATAGTGCTGCTGGACCCCTTCATCGTAAGCCCCACCATGGACAGGTTCTATAAGCATCTGGCCGCGGCAGTAGGCTACCTGGCAGTGCTTTCAACGTCCCCTGCAGTAGGGCCCACTTACGTCTACCACAGCCTAGGCCTCGCCCTTTTGGCAGTTCTCGCAGTTTACTTCTTAGAGGCTAACGTTGAAAAGCTGCACCTTGAAAGGCTGCACCTCACGAGCACGTTTACGAGGAAGATGCATCTGTGGGTCATAATCCTAGGCGTGGGGCTTCTTGCGGCAGCTGCAATGTCGGGCATAATATCATTGCCCTCAAGGGTGCTGCTAGCGCTCGGAATAAGGCCACTAACGGGCGTTGTGCCGCTTACCGTGCAGGAGTATATGCCCATACCGTTCTCAGAGGCAATGGCCGAATATGGGCCCGTCTTCTTCGTGACGCTTATAGGATTAATAGTGCTCATTTATGACGTTGTTGCAAGGCGTGAGAGGCTAAGCAGCACCGATACCTTAAGGGTTGCGTTCTTGGCGCTTGGCGTGCTCTTTATGGTGGCCAGCATAAATGAGGCCTACTTCATACCTTCAGCCGCATTTTTCCTGGCGCTCTCAGCAGGAACCTCCATAGGGGCTCTAACGTCCATGCACGTAAGCTACTTCGACAAGAAGACAAGGCGCACCTACTATAAGAGGGAGCCAGCTGCACTTGCAGTAGGGGTCATACTGGCCATAATTATCCTTGGGTTCGCGGCTTATTACATTCCTGAGGATTACGCTGCGCTGAAACTGGACGCGCCGGCAGTGACCACCGGCTGGCTGACGGCGCTTTCAGTGCCCACCTCCAATGGTACTAGCAGAGTCATAGTACCCCTTAACAATGCCTGGATTGCAGCCCTTAACTACATCAAGTATAACACGTCAAAGAAGTCCATAGTAGTGTCGTGGTGGGACTATGGCTACTGGATAGCAGCGTTAGGCAACAGGACAACAGTAGTTGACGGCTCTACAATTAACGGAACTCAGATAGGGCTGGTGGCTAACGTGTTCACTGCTCCAGTGAACCAGAGCCCTGTCTACCTTGAAATGATGAGGCTGGCGCCAAACGATACATACCTAATAACTTATGATATATTCATTGGTATCTATGATAATAGCACCCACAGCGTGATAATGTTCCCATACCCTAACGTATACCCCGTTAATCCTCAGGCAGGAGTTTATGCCATAACTTACGGGCTCGGTGATATTGCTAAATCTTACCAAATGTTAAGGATAGCCCTTAGAGTTAACCCGTATGCTGACAGCCCCTTCTTCTCTAACTACACCTCAGTAACTACTGAGAGTAATTACGAATTCTACCAGTTCCCAGCGTTTGTTGGAGGTCCGAGCTCCAACGTTAGTTTAACCCTCCACACCACCATATACGATCTCATGATGTATGGCATCAGCGTGTTAAACAAGTACGGCTACTTTGGAACAGGCGCGAAGTTCCTCACTAATGTAACTTCGTTCGTGCCTGCCGGGGTGCAATACGTCGATCCGCTCACGGGCTCCATAGTGCCAGAACCCATAACTCCCCCTAGCCCGCTGCCGTACTACCAGCCGGCCAAGGTGTTCATTTCAGTGCCATATGCATGGAGCCCGGCAGGCTCCAACGTGACGTACTTCTACAGCGTCGTTGTATTCCTTTATAGGTGGACGGGCGTCATTTAA